Within Anopheles nili chromosome 3, idAnoNiliSN_F5_01, whole genome shotgun sequence, the genomic segment TATAAAAACAATTCTATTAGAATCAAATTCTATCAGAACAAATGGAATCAAACTGTACATGTACACTCGTTAAGGAAGTAATTATTCTTAATGTTACTTTTAAGGATAATAAATCGAAAATAACGGCTCCATTCTGAATGACCcaaaagttttaaattaagCTGCCAGGCAGACCCTTTCTGACAATCATCACGTCACATAGTGCGTATGTGTGAGAATTGTTTTGGATAGCATTGTTATTAGTGCAGAATTTAGTAAAAGTTTGgattaattattaatttatacCATTTTACTACATGCTGATTGCAAGTATAGCCCACTAGCTTCAAGATAGTCGTCGTACAATGTGCAATAGCTATTGTGCGGCCCGATTTGATTCCATCAGAAGTGACACAATTGCAACGATACCATTTGCCTAGGTTAGCTGCTGTGCTACAAATCGAGATTGTTTCTAAACTACTCTCGATCGTATGCCAGCACATCCGCTGGTGGATCTATTTGAGATACGTAATATCGAAAACAGTGAGTCATTTCCACAGTTCGCACCTGTCCGATTTTCGTGCATTTCGGGAGAAGGCGTGGTGTACACCCGGACAGTACAGTTGGCAACTGTGGGTTGAAAGTGGAGCACAATATTCAGGCGTAAATCCGTTGCAAACTCTCTTGAATAGATCTGCTTTCCTTGCCAAAAGTAAAGCTAGATGTAAACAAAGCGGAGATTATCGTGAAATCTGTTGCGTGTGCTGGTTATTCCGTGCAGCGGCGCACCTGCGTTTTTTCCCAGAAGGATTTCATCGGCATCGTGTAAACAATAACTCTGCCATCACGTCAACCCGCCAGTTGGCATTTATTTTACTCCCGTGAAGGGTTTTCCCCTTACCCTCGAAGGCGCACTGGATTCCAGTGAAAACAGCGAGATTCTTTCGTCAATCATCCAGTAGAAGTTCCCGAAATAACAGCAAGTTTCAAAATGGCTGGACACAGCCTGAGCGACGATAAAGTACGCACCGCCGACGTCATGGTGGATCGAAATATGCTATTCGACCGAATGTGTCTTTCCGATCCAGTGAAGCAGGCGCTAGCGCGTAACAACTTCATATACCCCTCCCCGATACAGACTCGAGCCATTCCGCTTGCCCGGTGTGATTtcggtaataaaaaaaataacatcaacaATAATAACAGAAAAAATGCGTCATGCGTCTAACAccttctgtttttcttctcagaTCTGCTCGTGCAAGCGAAAGCTGGCACCGGAAAGACGCTCGTCTTCGCCATCACGATCGTCGAGTCGCATGATCCGGAGGTAGCTTTCCCACAGTCGCTCACGATCGTTCCAACCCGGGAGATTGCGGTACAGGTTGAAACCGTGCTGAATCGGATCGGTGCCGAGGTGGCCAATTTCAAGGCGCGTTCGTTTATTGGCGGTATGGAGATCAGCGTCGATCGGAAGAACCTACAGAACTGTTCGGCAGTAGTCGGTACGCCGGGACGAATATTGCACCTGATCAAGAGTAACGTGCTAAACACGTCCTACATCCGCACGCTGGTGATGGACGAGGCAGACACGCTGCTGCAGTCAAGCATGCGGGGTGATATCAATAAAATCGTAAGCGCCCTGCCCGAGAAGCGCCAAACGATCGTGTGCAGCGCGACGTTCTACAACAACCGCGATCGGGAGCTACTACAGTACATGAACGCAAAGTTCATAGGTGTAACGCCGAAGCGGGAAATTCCGCTGCTATTCGGTATCAAGCAGTTTGTCCGGGAGCTGCCGGCGGAACCCGACAACGTGAAGGATCTGTTGGCGAAAGTCGGCGTACTGAACGAGATCTTTCAGCAGATCAACTTCTCCCAGTGTGTGGTGTTTGCGAACACGATCGCCAAGGCGGAAACGTACTGTACTTACTTGAAGAAAGCGGGCTGGCCAGCCGAGGTGATCAACAGTGGCATGGAGCAGCGCATCCGCTTGAAGGCGATCGATGATTTCCGTGCGTTCCGAGCGCGTGTGCTCATTGCGACGAATCTGATCGCACGTGGTATCGACGTTGAGAGCGTTAATCTTGTTATCAACGCGGACGTACCGAAGGACAACGCCACCTACCTGCATCGGATAGGGCGGGCGGGGCGCTTCGGAACGAAGGGCATCGCCATCACACTCGTCTCGGGCGTAAAGGACATGGAACGGTTCCGACGCATTCTGCACGATATCGGTGGAAACGAGATGTTCGTGTTGAAGCTACCTCAGGGCCAGCTGGAGGATGTGTGGCAGTTCGAGCGCTATGGCGACAAGTACGAAAAGCTGTTTGCCTCGCAGATGATACAGGAGATCCGTGATAAGGATGCCGACCAACTTTTCCTAAAGGCGATGAAGATGATCGGTGAGCAGAGCAATGGCGGCGGTGCTGGAGAACCACCGCGGGCTAACAATAACGACGAGGTGAAGCTGGATGACAGTCTGGAGAAATCGACCTCGGACGAGGAAACGGTCGTCGAGGTGGATGCACCACGTGCCACGGAAACCCCAGAAGGCAGCGCGTCTAACGGAAAGCCCACAAACGGCCACGCAACTGAGCTGAATGGAAACGTGTCGCCAGGAAAGCACACTCTTACCTCTCAATCAACCTCGTCGGCAGTCGTCATGGATGGGCTGTCGATGTCGATGGAAAAACTAAGCCTCGATCGCAAACAACAGCCTAACGGTGATCGTGGCGAGAAGTCGAAACGGCTCGACTCATTGAACGGCAatcaaaagaaagcaaatggCAACGAACGGCACATCGTGATGGATGAGGACGTCGAAGACGATGATAGTGACGATGGCGAAGgggatgaagatgatgataatgCACCACGGCCAGGACCATCGCGGAATGGAATCGCAAAAACCGCCCCATTAGCGTCTGCGTTAAGGGGCAGCTTGTCGACTCCCGTTCCCGATGCCGACGGGACGCaacagttgctgctgctgaacggTGGCACCATCACGACCATCGTCACCACGAACGGAGGCGATGAATCGGATCACGAAAGCAGCTCTTCGCTCAGCACCAACGTCACAGAGAAGGTGGAAGTGGGCTCGGATTTCAACGCGCCCATGTCGCGGCTAAACCAGATCCCAGATCCACGGTTCCGGCAGATTGGTTCTGTTGATTGCTCAGATATCGATCACAGTTCAGACAGTGAGGTGAACGGCGGCGAATGTCCCCCGTTCGAGGCCAACAACGATGCGCTGTTTGCGAAGATCATGGAGCAGAAGGAGCTGGGAGTGGAACAGCAGGAACACCAAGTGCAGCTGCACTCGATCGATGGGTGCAGTCTGGAAGTGCACGATGATACTATTAGCGACTGGGGAACGACACGTAAGAGCATCGTACCGGACGTGGTTCCGTGTGGCAGTTCCCACGGTGCCTCACGTCTGCTCGGTGCTAACCGGGGAGCACTGGCCGAGGAGGTAGgcgaggaagaggaagaaatcGAACTGAACTCGAACACGTGTGGCTCGAACAGGGGATCGCTCTTCGAGGAGGAAGTGGAGGATGTCATTCAGGCGAACTTGCCGAACCGGATCCGCTTCCAGCAGCAGGATTCGCTCGAAGTAAACTCAAACACGGTTGGTTCAAACGTCGGATCGACGCCTGAACCGCCCGAGATGCTCGACCAGCAGGCGCTCCCGATCATCAATCCAAACGAAGCGGATCCGATCGGTCCGATTGGGCCGGAATGTGCATCCCACGACGTGGACGATATGATGGACGACGCGAGTTCGTACTCGTCGTACGACAGCGATGCGTCCAATTCGTCCTTCTTCGATGATGTCGACCGCGTGTCGGTTGCTTCGGCCAAATCCACGCCCAAAGAGAACGAACCGCTTGCGGTTGCCGACGCGATTATGGTGGTGGTCGCTACCGGCCAAACCGGAAGCCTGGAACAGATCGATCCCGTCACTTCGAactcggtttcggtggccgCTTCGCCGCATCTATTCGCTGCGCCGAGCATTCCCACACCGCCCATCATGGCCAGCACCATTATTCCTCCGGTTGGCGCTATTGGTGGCACTGTACCACCGGTGGCGCCTTCCGCCATGGACGAAGAGCGTTCGCCACGATCGCCCGCGTTTATGGCACGCATGGAAAACCTTTTGCCACCGTTTCTACCGACCGCTCCGATCCCGCCCGTCTGGAATGACGCTCAAGCTACGGCCCTTTACCACCGGACGTACGCCTTGTGGAGCAACCAGTACTGGAATCAACTGACGCAGATCAACGATTACGTGCAGTTTGCGAGCTACGTCCGGCGTAACGCGTACAGGAGTCCATAAAACGGATACAGTTCCCAGTTTGATCTACCCCTTACACATACCCAGTGAACCGGGGCATTGCTGGCAGCGAAATCTCCCACGATTCGCGCTGTACAGGATCAAGGGATAACACAGAAAAGTAAACCGATTCCTCTACTCCTACTGCTTTCCTGCGCTATTTAACACGTTAACAAACGAGCACTCGTAGCCCGATCTTAGATGCTGAGAAAAGGGATGTTCCGCGGATGCACCACGTCAGATGGGAAGAGGGCGGACAGGGCAAATCAAATTTGTGATCTGAATGTTGAACAAGCGAACACGTATTAAAAACACATACTAATTCTTGCTGCACGCCCTGCCGCgtagcatatatatatacatattgtAGCGAACAGCTTAGCTAGGTCAGAGGAGAGATCCAACTCCGGTGTCTAATCTactaaccttttttttaaacagggATGGTAAGAAGAACAGAGCAAAATTGTGGCCCCAGTATGCGTCAATCGTTGGCCACTTATTATGTACTCGCATTCTTGGCGCTTTAACCAAGCAGGGAAGCAATCAAAATGGAAAGAATCTTACTTCTTAAGGACTGGCTCGAAGGAAAGGACGGCTTGTATATGTCGTATCAGTCTCTACGGCAGGGCTCTCGTATTTGCTTTTAACAAAGAACTATTCCATACCGGCGAATGTGGCCCGCGCGGTCACGAtcagtgggtgggttggtgtatgtgtgtgtgtgtggagtggCAAAAGGATAGGCTAGCAGCTCGTAGATAGCTCCTCGCTGGAACTCGATTGGAAATGAGGCAGGAAAGGGGCTTCAAAAGCAGTCACAGGCCTATCGATGTTTCACTACGCTCTGCTATGTTAGTTTAAGGGTTTATATTAGCATTAAtttgatgtgtatttttcgttcgttttctggATGCATTCGCTGTAAAGGAGAAATAATCATTATCGCATCTTACTACATGCAAAACAAAGTgctgaaaaataaaccaatgtATATCTAGTTCCAACGCAAAAGTggtgtcatgttttttttcgttcgaatgttccaaaccaaacgcaaaagggtttgcctttttgtgAATTAAAATTTGTATATTTGTTGTGGTCCTAGTCTAGTTTCACTTCACTACGATTCCGAAATGGTAAGAGTTTATTTGCTCCGTTATAATATAAGTACATCATATACGTGTACGCAAAACCTTACGATTAACTTTGGAATTCACACGAATACGATTTGCTTAGTGCACGAAGGATGCGGAAGGTAATAAAAAACCGACCCTCCTTAGGCCCAATGCGCGATTCCGCGTGCTACATTCACGCCATCGAACGAATGTTTAAAGTTGACTAGAATTCCGTGCTCACGCGGATAAATGGATAGTTCCAAAAAACGTGTTCGTCTGTCTGTTACGCCGCCAGCTGAACAATTGACTTATTTGTTACCGGATCACTATCTAACAGCTGGCTGCTGGTGCGCTGGTGCAGAAAGAATGAATTCCTTTCAGTTCCTTACGGTCTGTTCTATCGTAATTTGTTTGGCTCCAAACTCGCAACAGCTGAACGAAGTAGTTCATCACAAGGAAGTGTCTTAATGGGGTAATTTTTGGCATAACTGTTCATTGCGGTTCGCTAGGTTTAGTATGTCATTTGCATGCAGTTTGGACGTTACGTTGCTC encodes:
- the LOC128725506 gene encoding probable ATP-dependent RNA helicase DDX20, whose product is MAGHSLSDDKVRTADVMVDRNMLFDRMCLSDPVKQALARNNFIYPSPIQTRAIPLARCDFDLLVQAKAGTGKTLVFAITIVESHDPEVAFPQSLTIVPTREIAVQVETVLNRIGAEVANFKARSFIGGMEISVDRKNLQNCSAVVGTPGRILHLIKSNVLNTSYIRTLVMDEADTLLQSSMRGDINKIVSALPEKRQTIVCSATFYNNRDRELLQYMNAKFIGVTPKREIPLLFGIKQFVRELPAEPDNVKDLLAKVGVLNEIFQQINFSQCVVFANTIAKAETYCTYLKKAGWPAEVINSGMEQRIRLKAIDDFRAFRARVLIATNLIARGIDVESVNLVINADVPKDNATYLHRIGRAGRFGTKGIAITLVSGVKDMERFRRILHDIGGNEMFVLKLPQGQLEDVWQFERYGDKYEKLFASQMIQEIRDKDADQLFLKAMKMIGEQSNGGGAGEPPRANNNDEVKLDDSLEKSTSDEETVVEVDAPRATETPEGSASNGKPTNGHATELNGNVSPGKHTLTSQSTSSAVVMDGLSMSMEKLSLDRKQQPNGDRGEKSKRLDSLNGNQKKANGNERHIVMDEDVEDDDSDDGEGDEDDDNAPRPGPSRNGIAKTAPLASALRGSLSTPVPDADGTQQLLLLNGGTITTIVTTNGGDESDHESSSSLSTNVTEKVEVGSDFNAPMSRLNQIPDPRFRQIGSVDCSDIDHSSDSEVNGGECPPFEANNDALFAKIMEQKELGVEQQEHQVQLHSIDGCSLEVHDDTISDWGTTRKSIVPDVVPCGSSHGASRLLGANRGALAEEVGEEEEEIELNSNTCGSNRGSLFEEEVEDVIQANLPNRIRFQQQDSLEVNSNTVGSNVGSTPEPPEMLDQQALPIINPNEADPIGPIGPECASHDVDDMMDDASSYSSYDSDASNSSFFDDVDRVSVASAKSTPKENEPLAVADAIMVVVATGQTGSLEQIDPVTSNSVSVAASPHLFAAPSIPTPPIMASTIIPPVGAIGGTVPPVAPSAMDEERSPRSPAFMARMENLLPPFLPTAPIPPVWNDAQATALYHRTYALWSNQYWNQLTQINDYVQFASYVRRNAYRSP